In one window of Spartinivicinus marinus DNA:
- a CDS encoding phosphopantetheine-binding protein — MEKYSIAQQALLAEVGRILDEPDIRPTDHFIELGGNSMLALQVASMLKEQQIEINVAQLLGDRLENVFIEFTETQLESCE, encoded by the coding sequence GTGGAGAAATATAGTATCGCACAACAAGCATTACTGGCTGAGGTAGGGCGGATTCTTGATGAGCCAGATATAAGACCTACAGATCATTTTATTGAGCTGGGTGGTAACTCGATGTTAGCACTGCAGGTGGCAAGCATGCTAAAAGAGCAGCAAATTGAGATAAACGTAGCTCAGTTGTTGGGTGATCGTCTTGAAAATGTCTTCATAGAGTTTACTGAAACACAACTGGAGAGCTGTGAATGA
- a CDS encoding PhzF family phenazine biosynthesis protein, with translation MHKYTIVNSFGCDPFTGNPVAVFFDCDDLNAKCMQQLAAELNLSETTFICLPQNGGDARVKIFTPVNQLGFAGHPLLGTAVALAKTRKCSKIKIETLKGTFQFSVEPVKESPFTAHVEMEQPTPVISSYEYQQALLEALGIAKSTLPVDMYDVGPRHVFVGVESISVLSKISPDLKKLSVFKNMAALCFSPDDAGGWRLRMFSPAYGVAEDAATGSAAGPLALHLCRYGFAEFGENIKITQGVEMGRPSRMNAVACMEQNTPSIKAGGYGFQIATGEYFV, from the coding sequence ATGCATAAATACACAATTGTAAATTCTTTTGGCTGTGACCCCTTTACTGGAAACCCCGTCGCTGTTTTTTTTGATTGTGATGATCTTAATGCGAAATGCATGCAACAACTTGCGGCTGAGCTTAACTTGTCTGAAACAACATTTATTTGCCTACCTCAAAATGGTGGGGACGCCAGGGTTAAAATTTTTACGCCTGTCAATCAGCTAGGTTTTGCAGGACACCCATTACTTGGTACAGCAGTCGCTTTGGCAAAAACAAGAAAATGCTCAAAAATAAAAATAGAAACCTTAAAAGGCACTTTTCAATTTTCTGTTGAGCCGGTTAAAGAGAGTCCATTTACAGCCCATGTAGAAATGGAGCAACCAACCCCAGTCATTTCCTCTTACGAATATCAGCAAGCATTACTTGAAGCTCTGGGCATAGCAAAAAGTACTTTACCCGTTGATATGTATGATGTTGGGCCTAGGCATGTATTTGTTGGGGTTGAAAGTATTTCTGTTCTGTCAAAAATCAGCCCTGATTTAAAAAAATTGTCGGTTTTCAAGAATATGGCGGCTCTTTGTTTTAGCCCTGATGATGCAGGTGGTTGGCGGCTTCGTATGTTTTCGCCAGCCTATGGCGTTGCAGAGGATGCCGCAACAGGGTCTGCAGCCGGTCCGTTAGCGTTACATCTTTGCCGGTATGGCTTTGCTGAGTTTGGTGAAAATATAAAAATTACCCAAGGTGTTGAAATGGGCAGACCATCCAGGATGAATGCTGTTGCCTGTATGGAGCAAAACACGCCAAGTATTAAAGCGGGTGGTTACGGATTTCAGATTGCAACTGGCGAATACTTTGTTTAG
- a CDS encoding phenazine antibiotic biosynthesis protein yields MAQLSFQQHLTDVMNWHFSPDTGSPFWLGMRNKLDFDPINDVRSLADLALFPDISAALREVAVEDLQPKGLIDTKLAGVFESGGTTGQAKRVIAYEEWLTQLVSWRLEGFGHSTDKQLKNTLAIIPGGPHIVGAINQRRAKALGGHCFTVDLDPRWVKKLIKSGDTEGVTAYSNHLIDQAEPILATQSIAYLVATPPLLEAIARRRSLAEYLNQTLEMITWGGTQMDADTLDYLQSAVFPDVTMTASYGSTMILSETKARMGQAYDGSPIFDSFAPYVLLEVVDTETGKPVQYGERGRVVMNHLSKFALFPNILERDTAVRLTSQGDYPGVAVSDVKPVTEVSGQVVIEGVY; encoded by the coding sequence ATGGCTCAGCTTAGCTTTCAGCAACACTTAACCGATGTTATGAACTGGCATTTTTCACCAGATACTGGTTCCCCTTTCTGGCTGGGTATGCGCAATAAACTGGACTTTGACCCAATTAACGATGTTCGCTCATTGGCTGATTTGGCTTTGTTTCCCGATATCAGCGCTGCGCTGCGAGAGGTTGCTGTAGAAGATCTTCAGCCTAAAGGGCTCATCGATACCAAGCTTGCGGGTGTATTTGAAAGTGGTGGAACAACGGGCCAGGCAAAACGAGTGATCGCTTATGAAGAGTGGCTTACACAGCTTGTGAGCTGGCGTTTGGAAGGCTTTGGTCACTCAACTGACAAGCAACTCAAAAACACGTTAGCAATTATCCCTGGCGGACCCCACATAGTGGGTGCAATCAATCAGCGCCGGGCCAAAGCGCTAGGGGGGCACTGTTTTACTGTAGACTTGGACCCACGCTGGGTTAAAAAGCTAATTAAATCAGGTGATACAGAGGGGGTTACAGCCTATTCTAATCATTTGATTGATCAAGCTGAGCCAATACTGGCTACTCAATCTATTGCCTATCTTGTTGCTACTCCGCCCTTATTAGAGGCTATCGCGCGTCGACGTTCACTGGCTGAATATCTTAATCAGACGCTTGAGATGATTACCTGGGGTGGCACCCAAATGGACGCAGATACACTGGACTATCTACAGAGTGCAGTTTTTCCGGATGTCACCATGACTGCTAGCTATGGAAGCACCATGATTCTGTCTGAAACCAAGGCACGAATGGGCCAGGCTTATGATGGTTCACCTATTTTTGATAGCTTTGCACCCTATGTATTGCTTGAAGTCGTTGATACTGAAACAGGTAAGCCAGTTCAGTATGGTGAGAGAGGGCGGGTTGTTATGAATCATCTGAGCAAGTTCGCCCTTTTTCCTAATATTCTTGAGCGAGATACTGCTGTGAGGCTTACCTCTCAAGGTGACTATCCAGGTGTCGCTGTATCTGATGTAAAACCGGTTACCGAAGTTTCAGGTCAAGTTGTCATTGAGGGGGTGTATTGA
- a CDS encoding DUF2726 domain-containing protein → MLLDSWSFWIIIAIVIIWYFSKPNKRKEDKHSHAVTSSHLPNNQRQNENKSASNLDTTSVSEIEGRNTLSDKDDEKLQFYEEQLNQVNQYTYTSKPLLNHSEVKLYWVLVNFFKSKQLLVFAQVNLGQLLGHHDNDVHAIINSKRVDFCITNRRYLPVLVIEYNGKGHNQAYAQQRDQIKQKAVEGAGIIFEAIEPKDMNIINQKLDNIYQKIMASN, encoded by the coding sequence ATGCTTTTAGATTCATGGTCATTTTGGATTATTATAGCCATTGTTATTATTTGGTATTTCAGCAAACCTAATAAAAGAAAAGAAGACAAACACTCTCATGCCGTCACCTCTTCCCACCTCCCAAATAACCAGCGTCAAAATGAAAATAAATCTGCAAGTAATTTGGATACAACTTCAGTTAGTGAAATTGAAGGCAGAAATACTCTTAGTGATAAAGATGACGAAAAACTACAGTTTTATGAAGAACAGCTTAATCAAGTTAACCAATACACATATACTAGCAAACCTCTCCTTAATCACTCAGAAGTTAAACTATACTGGGTTCTCGTGAATTTTTTTAAAAGCAAGCAATTATTAGTATTTGCTCAAGTTAATTTAGGTCAGCTACTCGGACATCATGATAATGATGTCCATGCAATAATAAATTCTAAACGAGTAGATTTCTGTATTACTAACAGAAGATACCTTCCTGTACTTGTTATTGAGTATAACGGTAAAGGTCACAACCAAGCTTATGCTCAGCAGAGAGATCAAATAAAACAAAAAGCAGTAGAGGGAGCTGGCATTATATTTGAGGCAATTGAACCTAAAGATATGAATATCATCAATCAAAAACTTGATAATATCTATCAAAAAATTATGGCCTCAAATTAG
- a CDS encoding isochorismatase family protein → MSIPQIENYELRSPELSAENIVKWEKENNRSILLVHDMQKYFLSLFPSSLRRELVENCQKLVSYARKHHIPVVYTAQRGNMTEKERGLLIDIWGKGMSRDPAHTAITEEIVPQDEEAVLAKWRYSAFHSTPLDKIFLEHKRDQIIICGVYAHIGVLASAVDAYSRDIEVFLVQDAIADFSKQAHLQALNYAAECCAKVIPTQEVCK, encoded by the coding sequence ATGAGTATTCCACAGATTGAAAACTATGAACTGAGATCGCCTGAATTAAGTGCTGAAAATATTGTGAAATGGGAGAAAGAAAATAATAGAAGTATATTGCTTGTTCATGATATGCAAAAATATTTTCTGAGCTTATTTCCATCTTCTTTACGTCGTGAGCTGGTAGAAAATTGCCAGAAGCTTGTTTCATATGCCAGAAAACATCACATACCTGTTGTATATACTGCTCAACGTGGAAATATGACAGAGAAAGAGCGCGGGCTCCTTATTGATATTTGGGGAAAAGGCATGAGCCGTGATCCAGCTCATACGGCTATTACAGAGGAAATCGTACCTCAGGATGAAGAAGCCGTGCTGGCTAAATGGCGTTATAGTGCTTTTCATTCTACTCCACTGGATAAAATTTTTCTTGAACACAAACGTGATCAGATAATAATCTGTGGGGTTTATGCCCATATTGGTGTTCTAGCGAGTGCTGTTGACGCTTATTCGAGAGATATTGAAGTATTTTTGGTTCAGGATGCCATTGCTGACTTTTCAAAGCAGGCTCACTTACAGGCGTTAAATTATGCGGCTGAATGTTGCGCCAAGGTTATACCAACTCAGGAGGTGTGCAAGTGA
- a CDS encoding aldehyde dehydrogenase family protein, translated as MHSDENRADTCANSPVVYTVEARCLGVIQSSRRRQEIYDVANSFVGESAVMPAIYIQDKIAQMREAPSSSLSERLERLKKAGQFYEQATLAGLEPKAYAKLVTKVTGLQPSVIEQSLANISHGLRHMSEILQAATPAGAVWEYSHPLVNSGCSLFSRRGEVVSIIAAGNGPGAHGLWPQAVAMGYRTLVRPSTREPFTAQRLICALEQAGLADYVALIPTDHKGVETLISQSDLAVVYGGPDVAARYGSNPRVLVQGPGQSKVVVGNDVCHEEAVEVVAQSVLSLGGAACVSASAVLVEENPGGFARKLRQVFEAHSQVQPMALAKKQEAEIYENLLRSDDAPWNYDRTLISEGCPLKPHVALVESASDSKVQRELPFPCVTIAPFNQLGEEGYKALSGSLVVTLLTHQKSIINKVLGDSSIANVYIGHIPTTWMDYRVPHDGYLADFLMCNRGIRIDPLW; from the coding sequence ATGCATTCCGATGAAAATAGAGCCGACACTTGTGCTAACAGCCCTGTAGTTTATACGGTAGAAGCTCGTTGTCTTGGTGTTATCCAGAGCTCTCGTCGTCGCCAGGAAATATATGATGTTGCTAATAGCTTTGTTGGTGAAAGTGCTGTCATGCCGGCAATTTATATTCAGGATAAAATCGCCCAAATGCGTGAGGCGCCATCAAGCAGCCTTTCCGAACGGCTTGAGCGATTAAAAAAAGCAGGCCAGTTTTACGAGCAAGCGACATTAGCTGGTTTGGAACCCAAAGCCTATGCCAAACTTGTCACTAAGGTTACCGGCTTGCAGCCATCTGTCATTGAGCAGTCATTAGCCAACATTTCCCATGGCCTTCGGCATATGAGTGAAATTTTGCAAGCAGCGACTCCAGCAGGGGCCGTCTGGGAATACAGTCACCCCTTAGTGAATAGTGGTTGTAGCCTTTTTTCGCGAAGGGGAGAGGTCGTCTCAATTATTGCTGCGGGTAATGGGCCTGGTGCTCATGGTCTCTGGCCTCAAGCTGTTGCAATGGGCTACCGGACCCTTGTTCGCCCTTCAACCAGAGAACCCTTCACCGCACAGCGCCTTATTTGTGCCCTTGAGCAGGCTGGGCTAGCAGACTATGTGGCACTGATCCCTACAGATCATAAGGGGGTAGAAACGTTGATTTCGCAAAGTGATCTGGCTGTTGTATATGGCGGTCCAGATGTTGCTGCCCGGTATGGTAGTAATCCACGTGTGCTTGTTCAGGGACCAGGCCAGTCAAAAGTTGTTGTTGGTAACGATGTTTGTCATGAAGAAGCGGTTGAGGTAGTTGCTCAATCGGTTTTATCACTTGGAGGAGCGGCTTGTGTGTCGGCTAGTGCAGTATTGGTGGAGGAGAACCCAGGGGGCTTTGCTAGAAAATTAAGGCAGGTGTTTGAAGCTCACTCCCAAGTTCAGCCGATGGCTTTAGCTAAAAAACAAGAAGCTGAAATTTATGAAAATCTACTGAGATCTGATGATGCCCCCTGGAATTATGATCGTACTTTGATTTCTGAGGGTTGTCCTTTAAAACCCCATGTTGCATTGGTTGAAAGTGCTTCTGATTCCAAAGTTCAGCGAGAGCTTCCCTTTCCTTGTGTCACGATTGCCCCCTTCAACCAGCTGGGAGAGGAAGGCTATAAAGCCTTATCTGGCTCGCTGGTCGTGACACTGCTTACACATCAGAAAAGTATCATTAACAAAGTACTTGGAGATTCTTCGATAGCTAATGTTTATATAGGCCATATTCCCACTACCTGGATGGACTATCGTGTGCCCCATGACGGTTATTTAGCTGATTTTTTAATGTGTAACCGAGGAATACGAATTGATCCTCTCTGGTGA
- a CDS encoding PhzA/PhzB family protein: MNKEETRLHNRRIVEQYMNTKGQDRLKRHELFTEDGCGGLWTTDTGEPIVIRSKALLAEHAVWSLQCFPDWEWYNIDIFDSQDPNKFWVECDGKGLIRFEGYPEGIYENHFIHYFEFENGKIKLQREFMNPCQQFKALGIDVPKIVRAGIPA; the protein is encoded by the coding sequence ATGAATAAAGAAGAAACTCGGTTACACAATCGTCGTATTGTTGAGCAGTATATGAATACAAAGGGGCAAGATCGATTAAAACGACATGAGTTATTCACTGAGGATGGTTGCGGCGGGCTTTGGACCACAGATACTGGAGAGCCTATTGTTATTCGTAGCAAAGCGCTTTTAGCAGAACATGCCGTTTGGTCTTTACAATGCTTCCCTGATTGGGAATGGTATAACATCGATATTTTTGATAGCCAAGACCCTAATAAATTTTGGGTTGAATGTGATGGAAAAGGATTAATACGTTTTGAGGGATATCCAGAAGGTATATATGAAAATCACTTTATCCACTATTTTGAGTTTGAAAATGGCAAGATAAAACTTCAGCGTGAGTTTATGAATCCATGTCAACAGTTTAAAGCACTTGGTATTGATGTCCCTAAAATTGTTAGAGCTGGTATTCCTGCTTAA
- a CDS encoding anthranilate synthase family protein: MTALTAEALTLLQMAIEGKLNSYALVYRPDRYKKPTLEVLVGSERVLDNLSEFDQVQREQSETDQWGTLLVAPYRQIEERGYTVINDQVPFLALEINDCKTLPLGTALADLPDAPINLKTPHFKQDDKTYEEIVKQVIQQEIGAGEGANFVIKRTLTGDIDHYEDRVGLTIFRNLLRQETGAYWTFFIRMNGVTLVGASPEMHIKLNNKKAVMTPISGTYRFPTKGPTQEGLLAFLQNAKEEYELSMVLDEELKMMTNICAADVNAQGPYLIQMSRLAHVGYRIEGATELPISQILKRSMFAPTVTGSPLENATRVIARYETCGRSYYSGFTALIENNDNGPLLDSAILIRTAEITNDGKMEVGVGATLVRDSDPRSETQETAAKAAALQNAMGVNTICSLSGSEPIVESLSKRNERLSNFWLRQGDQARNFPLIAQREGPSVVILDNEDAFTSMMEYQLKALGLTVKVKSYSAMDRVNDNELLVVGPGPGDPRKQTDPRVITSRYMMMSALELNQPFIAVCFGHQVLCSLLGLPIRRLHKPNQGLQKQISVFGKTETVGFYNTFTAISENTHIESPAGKVQVYRDLHSKQVYGLQGPSFCSMQFHPESVLTMDGPRILKDAILSVNTECVLN, encoded by the coding sequence ATGACAGCTCTAACGGCTGAGGCACTAACACTTTTACAAATGGCTATTGAAGGAAAACTAAATAGCTATGCGTTGGTTTATCGACCTGACCGATATAAAAAGCCGACACTTGAAGTGTTAGTTGGCTCAGAGCGAGTGCTTGACAATTTGTCCGAATTTGATCAGGTACAACGCGAGCAATCTGAAACAGATCAATGGGGCACATTACTGGTTGCCCCTTACCGTCAAATTGAAGAGCGTGGTTACACAGTTATTAATGACCAAGTGCCTTTTTTAGCACTTGAAATTAATGACTGTAAAACCTTGCCGCTTGGAACAGCGCTGGCGGATTTACCTGATGCACCCATTAATCTAAAAACACCTCATTTTAAGCAAGATGATAAAACTTACGAAGAAATCGTAAAACAAGTTATTCAGCAAGAAATTGGTGCTGGAGAGGGAGCCAACTTCGTAATTAAGCGCACTTTAACCGGTGATATTGATCATTATGAAGATCGAGTTGGGCTGACGATTTTCCGTAATTTATTGCGACAGGAAACGGGTGCCTATTGGACTTTTTTTATTCGTATGAATGGCGTTACCTTAGTTGGTGCTTCCCCAGAAATGCACATCAAGCTCAATAATAAAAAAGCAGTGATGACTCCAATAAGTGGTACGTACCGGTTTCCGACTAAAGGACCTACCCAAGAAGGTCTCTTAGCGTTTTTGCAAAACGCCAAAGAAGAATATGAGTTATCTATGGTGCTTGATGAAGAATTAAAAATGATGACTAATATTTGCGCCGCAGACGTTAATGCTCAAGGGCCCTATCTTATTCAAATGTCTCGACTGGCGCATGTTGGTTATCGAATTGAAGGCGCTACTGAGTTACCTATATCCCAGATCCTGAAGCGCTCAATGTTTGCGCCTACTGTTACAGGAAGCCCATTGGAAAATGCAACTAGAGTAATTGCTCGTTATGAAACCTGTGGGCGCTCATACTATAGTGGCTTTACCGCTCTTATTGAAAATAACGACAATGGACCGTTATTAGACTCTGCCATTCTTATTCGTACAGCCGAAATTACAAACGATGGAAAAATGGAAGTTGGCGTTGGTGCGACGCTGGTGCGTGATTCTGACCCCCGTTCAGAAACTCAGGAGACAGCGGCAAAGGCGGCAGCATTACAAAATGCGATGGGGGTTAATACTATATGTTCTTTGTCTGGTTCAGAACCCATTGTTGAATCGCTTAGTAAGAGGAACGAACGGCTCTCGAACTTTTGGTTACGTCAGGGGGATCAAGCCCGTAACTTTCCTCTTATTGCTCAGAGGGAAGGCCCTTCGGTTGTCATCCTTGATAATGAAGATGCTTTTACATCGATGATGGAATATCAGCTGAAAGCACTAGGGCTGACAGTTAAGGTTAAGTCGTATTCTGCGATGGACAGAGTTAATGATAACGAGTTACTTGTTGTAGGGCCAGGACCTGGGGATCCACGCAAACAGACTGATCCAAGGGTGATAACCAGTCGGTATATGATGATGAGTGCTTTGGAATTGAATCAGCCTTTTATTGCAGTTTGTTTTGGGCATCAGGTTTTATGCTCACTGCTTGGTTTGCCTATTCGACGGTTGCACAAACCTAACCAAGGGTTACAAAAGCAAATCTCAGTTTTCGGTAAAACGGAAACGGTAGGGTTTTATAATACATTTACAGCTATTTCTGAAAACACGCATATAGAAAGCCCTGCTGGTAAGGTTCAAGTCTATCGGGATCTACATTCAAAACAGGTTTATGGGTTACAAGGGCCAAGCTTTTGTTCAATGCAGTTTCATCCGGAATCTGTATTGACTATGGATGGCCCTAGAATTCTGAAAGACGCCATTTTATCGGTGAACACGGAATGCGTATTGAACTAG
- a CDS encoding 3-oxoacyl-[acyl-carrier-protein] synthase III C-terminal domain-containing protein, protein MKVLGLGHVLPQSSRLADVKHPNKMQLEAIRLAGYDKYGIDNTSTRVMGAQAVTKALEASGYSADDVGFIVAGQSSVPDFIGIDLACQIGAELGGLQLKTVNLVEGCGTAISAWITARGLIDTLDDGQVGVVVLAQRVSEPHYDRFGLMNAILSDGAAAAIVGKTNSTSTAECCFVYKSGQDISDTRFVDMMRIERGGGLKPVVLPDHDSRNDQLGREKIMELYRLTGSDLTEFLALRADNTIQIIESCLNEASWSKESNLILLHTLEGRQSIAMLAAKLGIAVDNTNIALVAELGHMGCVDLLISLDMMQKQDVFKPGNRIVMSAISTGMKWGCCLFEYQQY, encoded by the coding sequence ATGAAGGTTCTTGGTCTTGGTCATGTGCTTCCACAATCTAGCAGGCTCGCAGATGTTAAGCACCCTAACAAAATGCAACTGGAAGCCATTCGCCTTGCAGGCTATGACAAATACGGGATAGACAATACTAGTACACGCGTGATGGGGGCTCAGGCTGTGACTAAAGCGCTGGAAGCATCTGGTTACAGTGCTGATGATGTTGGGTTTATTGTCGCTGGTCAGTCTAGTGTTCCTGACTTCATTGGAATTGATCTTGCCTGCCAGATTGGAGCTGAACTAGGAGGCTTACAATTAAAGACTGTTAACCTAGTAGAAGGCTGTGGAACGGCTATCAGTGCTTGGATTACCGCTCGTGGTCTTATAGACACCCTAGATGACGGGCAGGTTGGCGTGGTTGTACTTGCCCAGCGTGTTAGTGAGCCACACTACGACAGGTTTGGCTTGATGAACGCCATTCTAAGTGACGGCGCTGCAGCTGCGATAGTAGGTAAAACCAACAGTACTTCAACGGCAGAATGCTGCTTTGTTTATAAAAGTGGTCAAGACATATCAGATACGCGCTTTGTAGATATGATGCGTATCGAGCGTGGGGGTGGTTTGAAGCCGGTAGTTTTACCCGATCATGATAGTCGGAATGATCAGCTAGGCCGGGAAAAAATCATGGAACTATATCGATTGACTGGTAGTGATCTTACTGAGTTCTTGGCCCTTCGTGCAGATAATACAATTCAAATTATTGAGTCATGTCTGAATGAAGCGAGCTGGTCGAAAGAAAGTAACTTGATATTGCTCCATACACTGGAAGGCCGACAGAGTATAGCGATGCTTGCTGCTAAGTTAGGCATTGCAGTTGATAACACTAATATTGCCTTGGTAGCCGAACTTGGGCATATGGGATGCGTTGATTTATTAATTTCACTCGACATGATGCAAAAGCAAGACGTTTTTAAACCAGGAAACCGGATTGTGATGAGTGCCATTTCGACGGGTATGAAGTGGGGGTGCTGCTTGTTTGAGTATCAGCAGTATTAG
- a CDS encoding AMP-binding protein: MTAYNKIATQVSAELQPIIAAFSEVLDQNPDAPAVEQGDVVRSYRQLSEAAQRIADQLLNAGVISGQRLALDLPRSIALYETILGCLVAGISFMALPRGLDQTKGLETAKKANCVGVLSNNPLFPGDGIAITDIGRFFKLAECTQTPAKDSKTGVEIYCVRTSGTTGEPKVVPINSGQLTAFLDNTQQTLAAPKYAKWLWIHDLSFDFSIWETFGCLAHNGCLVILDEHIKRDAKATFALMVKAGVNILSVTPSEFRYIFSQANNQHCVESLHLTDVIFCGEKLSPSTLLAVFDELSRHRVRLFNTYGPSEATVFCSHHLISKADLELESIPIGKPFPGMKFELVAINELGVGELVLRGAQVFDGYLGGELITDGYHTSDMCQVVGQGKFVCLGRSSGYQKINGFRVEPYEVEEYLQSIPNIDEAVVLVENSHQGSFLMACIRVQKGAQLSTRDLRLACSKLPPYLRPARYLLLNDDKWPVNDRGKTDRLALRRSTCGEI, encoded by the coding sequence GTGACGGCGTATAATAAAATAGCAACACAAGTAAGCGCTGAGCTACAACCAATTATAGCGGCGTTTAGTGAAGTTCTGGATCAAAATCCGGATGCACCAGCTGTTGAACAAGGAGATGTTGTTAGATCATACCGACAGCTCAGTGAGGCTGCACAGCGCATAGCTGACCAGCTGCTTAATGCAGGGGTGATTTCAGGCCAGCGTCTTGCACTGGATCTGCCTCGTTCCATAGCACTATATGAAACGATCTTAGGCTGTTTGGTTGCGGGTATATCATTTATGGCATTGCCTCGAGGGCTTGATCAGACTAAGGGGCTTGAAACGGCTAAAAAGGCTAACTGTGTGGGAGTCCTGTCAAATAACCCGCTATTTCCAGGCGATGGTATAGCCATTACGGACATTGGACGTTTTTTTAAGCTGGCTGAATGTACCCAAACGCCAGCAAAGGACAGTAAAACTGGTGTTGAGATTTATTGTGTTAGGACCTCTGGTACAACAGGTGAACCTAAAGTTGTTCCAATCAATAGCGGACAACTAACAGCCTTTTTAGATAACACTCAGCAGACCTTGGCTGCTCCCAAATACGCTAAGTGGTTGTGGATACATGACCTGTCTTTTGACTTCTCGATATGGGAGACGTTTGGATGTTTAGCCCATAATGGCTGCTTGGTAATTCTCGACGAACATATCAAACGTGATGCTAAGGCTACCTTCGCTCTCATGGTAAAGGCGGGAGTCAACATACTGTCGGTGACGCCTTCAGAATTTCGCTATATCTTTTCACAGGCCAATAACCAGCATTGTGTAGAAAGCTTGCATCTCACCGATGTTATCTTCTGTGGTGAAAAACTCTCACCTAGTACTCTATTAGCTGTGTTTGATGAGTTAAGTCGACACAGGGTACGTCTGTTCAACACTTATGGTCCCTCAGAGGCTACAGTATTTTGTTCTCATCACCTTATTTCTAAGGCTGATCTTGAGTTGGAATCGATACCAATAGGTAAGCCATTCCCTGGGATGAAGTTTGAGTTAGTGGCGATTAATGAGCTGGGTGTGGGCGAATTAGTATTGCGTGGAGCTCAGGTGTTTGATGGCTACCTAGGCGGTGAGCTTATCACTGATGGTTACCATACCAGTGACATGTGTCAGGTTGTTGGTCAGGGGAAGTTTGTCTGCCTTGGTCGATCAAGTGGCTATCAAAAAATTAACGGATTTCGTGTAGAGCCCTATGAAGTTGAGGAGTATCTACAGTCTATTCCCAATATTGATGAAGCGGTTGTTCTAGTTGAAAACAGTCATCAGGGCAGTTTTTTGATGGCATGTATCAGGGTGCAAAAGGGGGCCCAACTGTCCACGCGTGATCTGCGGTTGGCCTGCTCAAAATTACCTCCTTACCTGAGGCCTGCTCGATATTTACTACTTAATGATGATAAGTGGCCAGTTAACGATAGGGGTAAGACTGATCGACTGGCATTGAGAAGGAGTACCTGTGGAGAAATATAG
- a CDS encoding pyridoxal 5'-phosphate synthase, with amino-acid sequence MSSKFESMTGKVDYCFPEYESPSYDPIGLAQNWYQQAVEEKVREPRAMVLVTANSSGMMSSRVMAILAFSNTGIVFATHSCSRKIKDAEESPLACGHFYWKELGRQLSVSGRIKSLGYEQAEEAWSKRPIPLHAMSTVSRQSEPLKSYEQLLTAAQQLEDAGVLPCPDRFKVYVLEPLAIEFWASSSNRLHRRLRFERTETAWESTKLQP; translated from the coding sequence ATGAGCAGTAAATTTGAAAGCATGACAGGTAAAGTAGATTATTGCTTTCCTGAATATGAGTCCCCTTCATATGATCCCATTGGTTTAGCGCAAAACTGGTATCAACAAGCAGTTGAAGAAAAAGTGCGTGAGCCACGGGCAATGGTGCTAGTTACAGCCAATAGTAGTGGCATGATGTCATCCCGGGTAATGGCTATTTTAGCGTTCTCCAATACTGGTATTGTCTTTGCCACTCATAGCTGCAGCAGAAAAATAAAAGATGCAGAAGAATCGCCTTTAGCTTGTGGGCATTTTTACTGGAAAGAACTGGGGCGGCAGCTTTCAGTGAGTGGAAGGATCAAATCGCTTGGATATGAGCAGGCTGAAGAGGCATGGAGTAAGCGCCCAATTCCCTTGCATGCCATGTCAACTGTTTCTCGGCAAAGTGAACCCTTAAAGTCGTATGAACAGCTTCTTACTGCTGCACAGCAGCTTGAGGATGCGGGTGTACTCCCTTGTCCAGATCGGTTTAAGGTTTATGTGCTTGAGCCCCTTGCTATTGAGTTCTGGGCATCAAGCTCCAACCGCTTGCATAGAAGGTTGCGGTTTGAGCGTACCGAAACAGCCTGGGAAAGTACCAAACTTCAACCTTAA